One part of the Sphingobacterium sp. LZ7M1 genome encodes these proteins:
- a CDS encoding glycoside hydrolase family 43 protein — MNYELTFQRILAGIFLIVAVFISSPLRAQNQARIVGDFADPSVISANGKYYAVGTSSEWAPHLPIYTSTDLREWKQVGFVFEKTPDWIASSFWAPEYFYQNGTYYVYYSAKRKSDGVSCIGVATSKFPDRGFVDQGIVVDYGTESIDAFVVRDGKDLYMTWKAYGLDQRPIELLGSKLSADGMKLEGEPFSILQDTAKIGIEGQSFIKKDGYYYMFYSAGACCGPGCDYHVQAVRSKTIRGPYEDVGESVLLGSNERWKCMGHGTFVTDKKGDYYYLFHGYSQDGTVFTGRQGLLAKLEWSDQNKPVFDFIKNDSEDGSSSFSLDFKNIKRSALFGQWDFRNAIPKIELNSTGLELSAAEIKANEVGSVLTWRPASKKYDLTAKLDLLKSDQELLKGVVIYGDKDRALGLSVQGKKVIVWQASGEEYKILSSQEIPGNTKEISLRLQTKDDLSCTASFSVQEDIWKVMEINDASSFNLKELAPWDRSPRPGLQVKGGSNKKAVFTELSLTY, encoded by the coding sequence ATGAATTACGAACTAACTTTTCAAAGAATATTAGCAGGTATTTTCCTGATTGTTGCTGTTTTCATTTCTTCGCCATTAAGGGCACAGAACCAAGCAAGAATAGTTGGTGATTTTGCAGACCCTAGCGTCATATCAGCCAATGGAAAATATTATGCAGTGGGAACTTCCAGTGAGTGGGCTCCCCATTTGCCCATTTATACCTCGACAGATTTAAGGGAATGGAAACAGGTGGGTTTTGTTTTTGAAAAAACTCCTGACTGGATCGCATCTTCCTTTTGGGCACCAGAATACTTTTATCAGAATGGGACTTACTACGTGTATTACTCCGCAAAGCGTAAGTCAGATGGAGTTTCCTGTATCGGGGTTGCAACTTCCAAATTTCCGGATCGAGGTTTTGTCGATCAAGGGATTGTTGTAGATTATGGAACCGAGTCTATCGATGCATTTGTTGTCAGGGATGGTAAGGATCTTTACATGACCTGGAAAGCCTATGGTCTTGATCAGCGACCTATAGAGTTATTGGGCAGTAAACTTTCAGCGGACGGTATGAAGCTTGAGGGCGAACCATTTTCTATTTTACAAGATACTGCAAAAATTGGTATAGAGGGGCAGAGTTTTATTAAGAAAGATGGGTATTACTATATGTTTTATTCTGCTGGAGCATGCTGCGGTCCAGGATGTGATTACCATGTACAGGCGGTTCGCTCAAAAACTATTAGAGGACCATATGAAGATGTAGGTGAGTCTGTGCTATTAGGAAGCAACGAAAGATGGAAATGCATGGGTCATGGTACTTTTGTGACCGACAAAAAAGGAGATTATTATTACCTATTTCATGGTTATAGCCAAGATGGGACGGTCTTTACTGGAAGGCAAGGTTTATTGGCAAAGTTGGAATGGTCAGATCAAAATAAGCCTGTTTTTGATTTCATAAAAAATGATAGTGAAGATGGATCATCAAGTTTCAGTTTGGATTTCAAGAATATTAAACGATCAGCTTTGTTTGGGCAATGGGATTTTAGGAATGCTATTCCTAAAATAGAATTGAATTCAACGGGCTTGGAACTATCTGCTGCTGAGATAAAAGCAAATGAAGTTGGGTCTGTGTTAACTTGGAGGCCTGCAAGCAAGAAATACGACCTAACTGCCAAATTGGATTTATTGAAGTCGGATCAAGAACTTCTGAAAGGGGTAGTGATCTATGGAGATAAAGATCGTGCTCTTGGTCTATCTGTTCAAGGAAAGAAAGTTATAGTATGGCAGGCAAGTGGGGAGGAGTACAAGATCCTTTCTAGCCAAGAAATTCCAGGGAATACGAAAGAAATTTCCCTAAGGCTTCAGACAAAAGATGATCTTAGCTGTACGGCATCCTTTTCGGTTCAAGAAGATATTTGGAAAGTTATGGAAATAAACGATGCAAGCAGCTTTAACCTTAAGGAACTTGCACCTTGGGACCGTAGTCCAAGGCCAGGCCTGCAAGTCAAAGGTGGTTCCAATAAAAAAGCAGTATTTACTGAACTGTCCTTAACTTATTAA
- a CDS encoding YwbE family protein has translation MSDPNSRSNIKPGILVNIILKKDQRSGNLTEGIVKDILTSAPYHSRGIKVRLTDGQVGRVAEIIDED, from the coding sequence ATGAGCGATCCAAATTCTAGAAGCAACATCAAACCGGGCATCTTGGTTAATATTATCCTAAAAAAAGACCAAAGATCTGGAAATCTCACCGAAGGAATTGTGAAAGATATCCTTACTTCTGCTCCCTACCATAGCCGGGGAATCAAAGTTAGGCTCACTGATGGCCAGGTTGGTAGAGTCGCTGAAATTATCGACGAAGACTAA
- a CDS encoding biliverdin-producing heme oxygenase — protein sequence MLSKIIKEETKGSHQRLEAKMVRIIKKIKTEAEYATFLKSFYAYFHALEQETGKFINTEILPDKAMRRDSSYILADIQSLGFDLSSLPPAEAPKVENTLQALSSFYVLEGSIMGGPYIVQMLKKNGITKGFSFFEGYGDQSEEMWKKYTDALNKFASDPSQEKSAIDIANQTFDNFEEVFMAEIEK from the coding sequence ATGCTAAGTAAAATTATCAAGGAAGAAACTAAAGGGTCTCACCAAAGGCTTGAAGCTAAAATGGTTAGAATAATCAAAAAAATTAAAACTGAAGCTGAATATGCGACCTTTTTAAAAAGTTTCTACGCTTATTTCCATGCCTTAGAACAAGAAACCGGAAAATTCATTAACACCGAAATATTACCTGACAAAGCCATGCGCAGAGATTCTTCCTATATTCTAGCAGACATCCAAAGCCTTGGGTTCGATTTAAGCAGCCTACCTCCAGCAGAAGCGCCCAAAGTTGAAAATACATTGCAGGCATTAAGTTCATTCTACGTATTAGAAGGATCCATCATGGGCGGCCCATATATCGTTCAAATGTTAAAGAAAAATGGCATCACAAAAGGCTTTTCATTTTTCGAAGGCTATGGGGATCAAAGTGAAGAAATGTGGAAAAAATACACTGATGCATTGAACAAATTTGCTTCAGACCCTTCTCAAGAAAAGTCAGCAATTGATATTGCCAATCAAACATTTGATAATTTTGAGGAAGTTTTTATGGCTGAAATAGAAAAATAG
- a CDS encoding DKNYY domain-containing protein, with translation MELFKTLKREDLKRLFDNFYQYRDKVLQFRDYTNQVIEVPKADPDTFRKVSGFFADKNHVYRECLQDDSPAKTIVNAYGHRMNNPEAKWQIVIVDGLDGKSFNYIQDKYDTVYWKDKNGIYIRKDGNLKALVNVDPKSFQYLDFLYGKDNRHIYYEDQILPIDVDDYSLDQWGFIKDQFRIFHYDFEIGLDPQSFEVEYYNLIKQPIILLDKNGKYEYTRSIQNDSKIIKQES, from the coding sequence ATGGAACTCTTCAAAACTTTAAAAAGAGAAGACCTCAAAAGACTATTCGATAATTTTTATCAGTATAGAGATAAAGTCTTACAATTTAGGGACTATACAAACCAAGTCATTGAAGTCCCTAAAGCTGACCCTGATACTTTCAGAAAAGTTTCGGGATTTTTTGCTGACAAAAACCATGTCTATCGAGAATGCCTACAAGATGATTCCCCTGCAAAAACCATTGTTAATGCCTACGGACACCGAATGAACAACCCCGAAGCAAAATGGCAGATTGTAATAGTGGATGGCCTGGACGGCAAGTCATTTAATTATATCCAAGATAAATACGACACCGTTTATTGGAAAGATAAAAACGGAATATACATCAGAAAAGATGGAAACCTGAAAGCACTAGTAAATGTGGACCCTAAATCCTTTCAATACCTTGATTTTCTGTATGGAAAGGACAATCGACATATCTATTATGAAGACCAGATCCTTCCAATCGACGTTGATGATTATTCCCTGGATCAATGGGGTTTTATTAAAGATCAATTCCGAATTTTTCATTACGATTTCGAGATTGGATTAGACCCCCAATCATTTGAAGTGGAATATTATAACCTCATCAAACAGCCCATCATACTATTGGACAAAAATGGAAAATATGAATACACTCGCTCTATCCAAAATGATTCAAAAATTATAAAGCAAGAAAGTTAA
- a CDS encoding DUF5675 family protein, translated as MIELVRVYSAENSTLSHLYIDGLFAFYILEDKIRSSKVFGRTCIPEGNYPLELNSTAAMNSQYAPKFGRRHQGMLEIRKIPAFSLVFFHIGNYHTDTKGCPLMGSYFRKEGQDFMIIQSALAYKTWYPVLVEKIRMGSGRIKIVNRLQEFKYD; from the coding sequence ATGATCGAGTTGGTCAGAGTGTACAGTGCTGAAAATAGTACTTTATCTCATCTCTATATCGACGGTTTGTTTGCATTTTATATTTTGGAGGATAAGATCAGGTCTTCAAAAGTTTTCGGAAGAACCTGTATTCCTGAAGGGAATTATCCACTTGAGCTAAATAGCACGGCAGCGATGAACAGTCAATATGCGCCTAAATTTGGCAGACGTCACCAAGGTATGCTGGAGATCCGAAAAATTCCTGCCTTTTCACTCGTGTTTTTCCATATCGGAAATTATCATACCGATACTAAAGGCTGTCCGTTAATGGGAAGTTATTTCAGGAAGGAAGGTCAAGATTTTATGATTATTCAATCTGCCTTGGCCTATAAAACTTGGTATCCCGTTTTGGTAGAAAAGATAAGGATGGGGTCGGGAAGAATCAAAATTGTTAACCGCTTACAGGAGTTTAAATATGATTGA
- a CDS encoding M48 family metalloprotease, giving the protein MLTAIAITASFSYFGIWTIVNYPNFLTITLGLGLIAAGFMILFFLIKFIFATNKTDTSEFIEVTQEEQPELFAMIHQLVNEIKTDFPQKVFLTYNVNASVFYNSSFWSMFFPVRKNLQIGVGLINSLTNQELRAILAHEFGHFSQRSMKVGSYVYNVNNVIFNMLYNNESLRKMHENIAGLSSYLALPLYISIFSINGIQKILQKLYDYININYLALSREMEFHADEIAANVAGSKAMADSLQRLSFANHSLESVISFYEKNHNQNWLPKDIYENQQVVNLFLAKKNNYEINNGFPMVPLDAESKYNKSKLNIENQWQSHPSTQDRIRAIAKMDIQVDYNNQSPAIELLKNKDNLFQKIKNHLFVNLNHQGPIKQLDTLEFQQNFVKDFEKNDFDEMYNDFYFFINPIIEDFSKLDYHAEPISISELFSDHNRDLSFDLNSLLNDKQTLTDIKNKTYKIKSFDYDGVKYKSSDANQILKSVEIEIQAKQAQINEINTKSFETFYSLADNDLTKSQLKKKYEVMKEMEASFENRIQFYYDLTQRYAFVYEQIEYSEIISHLMKNKSLETRLKTEISTLLSNSDLTVELAKDTLDGLTRFVNNDLVYFEGSAYHDDNLNLLFTAIHQYYYMTFRAYFLHKYNLLNFQKDLYRGS; this is encoded by the coding sequence TTGCTAACTGCGATAGCAATCACGGCTTCTTTCTCTTATTTCGGAATCTGGACGATTGTGAATTATCCTAATTTCTTGACGATCACACTCGGATTAGGTTTGATTGCAGCAGGGTTTATGATCTTGTTTTTCTTGATCAAATTTATTTTCGCAACGAATAAGACCGACACCAGTGAGTTCATCGAAGTCACCCAAGAAGAACAACCTGAATTGTTTGCCATGATCCATCAATTAGTAAATGAAATAAAAACTGACTTCCCTCAAAAGGTCTTTTTGACTTACAACGTTAATGCTTCCGTATTTTATAATTCTAGCTTTTGGAGTATGTTTTTTCCAGTTAGAAAAAACCTACAGATTGGCGTGGGATTAATAAATTCATTGACCAACCAAGAATTGAGGGCTATCCTAGCCCATGAATTCGGCCATTTTTCGCAACGAAGCATGAAGGTCGGCAGCTATGTATATAATGTGAACAATGTTATTTTCAACATGCTCTACAACAATGAATCCTTGAGAAAGATGCATGAAAACATTGCCGGTTTGAGCTCCTATCTTGCCTTACCATTATATATTTCCATTTTCTCCATAAATGGAATTCAAAAGATCCTCCAGAAACTATATGACTATATCAACATAAATTATCTTGCCCTTTCCAGGGAAATGGAATTTCATGCTGATGAAATTGCGGCCAATGTGGCTGGATCAAAGGCCATGGCAGATAGTTTACAAAGATTGAGCTTCGCAAATCATTCCTTGGAAAGCGTCATTTCTTTTTATGAAAAGAACCATAACCAAAACTGGTTGCCCAAAGACATCTATGAAAACCAGCAGGTGGTTAATTTATTTCTTGCTAAAAAGAACAATTACGAAATCAACAATGGCTTCCCCATGGTACCTTTGGATGCTGAGTCAAAATACAATAAATCTAAATTGAATATAGAAAACCAATGGCAGTCGCATCCATCAACTCAAGACCGCATCAGGGCCATTGCAAAAATGGATATTCAGGTTGATTACAACAATCAATCTCCTGCTATCGAGTTACTCAAGAATAAGGATAACTTATTCCAAAAAATAAAAAACCATCTATTTGTCAACCTCAATCACCAAGGCCCCATTAAACAGTTAGATACTCTGGAATTCCAGCAAAACTTTGTGAAGGATTTTGAGAAAAATGATTTTGATGAAATGTATAATGACTTTTATTTCTTCATCAATCCGATAATTGAAGATTTCTCCAAGCTGGATTACCATGCTGAGCCAATTTCAATCTCTGAACTATTTTCCGATCATAATCGAGACCTTTCCTTTGACCTTAATTCCTTATTGAATGATAAACAGACCTTAACTGATATCAAAAACAAAACCTATAAGATCAAATCATTTGATTATGATGGGGTAAAATATAAAAGCTCGGATGCTAATCAAATCCTCAAATCCGTAGAAATTGAAATTCAAGCTAAACAGGCACAGATAAATGAAATAAACACAAAATCATTTGAAACCTTCTATAGTCTTGCGGATAACGATTTGACCAAAAGCCAATTAAAGAAGAAATATGAAGTGATGAAGGAAATGGAAGCAAGCTTTGAGAATCGCATCCAATTCTATTATGACCTGACGCAAAGGTATGCCTTTGTTTATGAACAGATTGAGTATTCTGAAATTATCAGTCATTTAATGAAAAACAAATCCCTGGAAACGAGATTAAAGACCGAAATCTCAACGCTCCTTAGCAATTCAGATTTGACCGTAGAACTCGCAAAGGATACATTGGATGGCTTGACCAGATTTGTCAATAACGACTTGGTATATTTTGAAGGATCAGCCTATCACGACGACAACTTAAATCTATTATTCACGGCTATCCATCAATACTACTACATGACCTTTAGGGCTTACTTCCTCCATAAGTACAACCTACTTAATTTTCAGAAGGACCTCTACAGAGGTTCATAA
- a CDS encoding glycoside hydrolase family 172 protein, whose protein sequence is MKRAYYLSILAITFIVLNSHPAFPQKSPYSFVEELDNLIRPDLLPSYRTGEYIEQISSYDRTGKNDDGFGGAYSFIRKEGNHLVIADFKGSGVVNRIWTPTPTDDTLAFYFDGEKEARLRIRFSDLFSGNVFPFVKGISGNEVGGYFTYLPIPYKKSLKIVFEGEKILFLQIQNRQMPDRKVESYTGTYSPIEKAKIEELSKIYMGMDPGADLFAKGKSAGIQVVEKTFVINPGEELDFFKANKGGRIVGLEVDAGTSFEGMEKDIVLSAIWDDEKIEAVYAPVADFFGYAYGKKAMRGLLMGSKGNLNYSYMPMPFDRSAELKMVYKKRANLEQAPISIKTKVYYTDEAREKEKEGKFYAVWRREKPETGKYYEFLKTNGKGHYVGTIHLAQGLRPGMTLFFEGDDVTHIDGKQRLHGTGSEDYYNGGWYALLDRWDRGISLPIHGSLDYSLPMGRTGAYRFFMTDKMPFEKEIDHVIEHGPEGNEFPVDYTSIAMYYAAQPLRSKIEPTDALRQVYLPTVHEYFPQLMEVTLGGGAEVKQDRGLRMRSDGHHTVRIMLTDVPEGEYKLSISYFEKENGAEFAIWQRQKLIADWKSSLAAQEKLNEKVEMGTIKITKQTNSITFHVRKQGEKGNEFELDRIFLEKIGD, encoded by the coding sequence ATGAAAAGAGCTTATTACCTGTCAATTTTGGCCATTACTTTTATTGTTTTAAACAGTCATCCGGCATTTCCGCAAAAATCACCGTATAGTTTTGTTGAGGAGTTGGATAATTTAATCCGTCCTGATTTACTTCCATCCTATAGGACCGGCGAATATATTGAACAAATATCAAGTTATGATCGGACAGGTAAAAACGATGATGGATTTGGAGGAGCCTATTCTTTTATCCGAAAAGAAGGGAATCATTTGGTCATTGCAGATTTTAAGGGATCGGGTGTTGTCAATAGAATTTGGACACCGACCCCAACCGATGATACCCTGGCCTTCTATTTTGATGGTGAAAAAGAAGCTAGGTTGAGGATCCGTTTTTCAGATCTTTTTTCAGGGAATGTTTTTCCATTTGTGAAGGGAATTTCTGGGAATGAGGTCGGGGGCTATTTTACCTATCTTCCCATTCCTTATAAGAAGTCGTTGAAAATAGTTTTTGAAGGGGAGAAAATCCTGTTCTTACAGATCCAGAATAGGCAAATGCCTGATAGAAAAGTTGAATCTTATACCGGGACCTATTCGCCAATCGAAAAGGCCAAGATTGAGGAGCTAAGTAAAATTTATATGGGTATGGATCCAGGTGCCGATCTATTTGCTAAAGGCAAGTCAGCGGGTATTCAGGTCGTAGAAAAGACATTTGTAATCAACCCAGGTGAAGAACTTGACTTTTTTAAAGCAAATAAGGGTGGAAGGATTGTTGGGCTGGAAGTGGATGCAGGGACATCATTTGAAGGGATGGAAAAAGATATTGTATTGTCTGCAATATGGGATGATGAAAAAATTGAAGCTGTTTATGCTCCGGTTGCTGATTTCTTTGGATATGCCTATGGTAAAAAAGCTATGCGGGGTCTATTAATGGGGAGTAAGGGAAACCTAAACTATAGCTATATGCCTATGCCTTTTGACCGATCTGCTGAACTGAAAATGGTCTATAAGAAAAGAGCCAATCTGGAACAAGCGCCCATATCAATCAAAACTAAGGTTTACTATACAGATGAGGCAAGAGAAAAGGAGAAAGAAGGGAAGTTTTATGCGGTATGGCGAAGGGAAAAGCCAGAGACAGGTAAATATTATGAATTTTTAAAAACTAATGGAAAGGGTCATTATGTAGGGACCATTCATCTGGCTCAAGGCTTAAGGCCGGGCATGACCTTGTTCTTTGAGGGGGATGATGTCACCCATATCGATGGGAAACAAAGGTTGCATGGAACAGGTTCAGAAGATTATTATAATGGGGGCTGGTATGCTTTGTTGGACAGATGGGACCGTGGGATAAGTTTGCCCATCCATGGATCACTGGATTATAGTTTGCCAATGGGAAGGACAGGGGCCTATCGTTTTTTCATGACGGATAAAATGCCTTTTGAAAAGGAGATTGACCATGTTATAGAGCATGGTCCAGAAGGTAATGAGTTTCCAGTGGATTATACATCTATCGCCATGTATTATGCTGCCCAACCTTTGCGTTCAAAAATTGAGCCTACAGATGCACTTCGTCAGGTTTATTTGCCAACGGTTCATGAGTATTTCCCACAGTTGATGGAAGTAACACTTGGTGGTGGGGCAGAAGTCAAGCAAGACCGTGGATTAAGGATGCGTTCTGATGGGCATCATACCGTTCGAATTATGCTCACTGATGTTCCAGAAGGCGAGTATAAATTGTCGATTTCCTATTTTGAGAAGGAAAATGGGGCTGAATTCGCCATTTGGCAAAGGCAAAAGCTAATTGCAGATTGGAAGTCAAGCCTAGCTGCACAAGAGAAATTGAATGAGAAGGTAGAAATGGGAACTATTAAGATCACGAAACAAACCAATTCCATTACCTTTCACGTCCGGAAGCAGGGAGAGAAAGGTAATGAATTTGAGCTAGATCGGATATTTTTGGAAAAAATCGGCGATTAA
- a CDS encoding peptidoglycan bridge formation glycyltransferase FemA/FemB family protein — protein MIADLEDKQIKEIYRTSIIQQTAYWSEVKKMQGVQSVAYNFKVKSSDLFNHPADDTYIIGDLLIIIQHLDADHCIAYVPYGPEIEPEAENQGYFLEQLSESLRSYLPSSCIMIRYDLSWESLWAKEDDCYDIHGNWIGVPEKRIQELRFNFNTENWNLRKANTDILPSNTIFMDLKKNEEDILANMKSKTRYNINLSKRKGVEIRSLGIENLDVWYELYRQTAQRNNFFLHDINYFKVVLSARANDTQSPAQVFLLVAQVDEQPLAAMFLVLAGNRGTYLYGASATENRNYMATYALQWKAMQLAKENGCTEYDFFGISPQADESHPMYGLYRFKSGFGGQVYHRMGCWDYPLNKEKYNYYASMEFQNQSYHLN, from the coding sequence ATGATCGCAGATTTAGAAGATAAACAGATAAAAGAAATCTACAGAACCTCTATTATCCAACAGACCGCTTATTGGTCTGAAGTCAAGAAAATGCAAGGGGTTCAAAGCGTAGCCTATAACTTTAAGGTAAAGTCATCCGATTTGTTCAATCATCCAGCTGATGACACCTATATCATTGGCGACCTGCTGATCATCATTCAGCACCTTGATGCCGATCACTGTATTGCCTATGTTCCTTATGGCCCTGAAATTGAACCAGAGGCTGAAAACCAAGGCTATTTCCTGGAACAACTTTCCGAAAGCCTCAGAAGTTATCTTCCCTCATCCTGTATCATGATCCGATATGACCTATCATGGGAATCCTTATGGGCAAAAGAAGATGATTGCTATGACATTCATGGAAACTGGATCGGTGTTCCAGAAAAAAGAATTCAAGAACTAAGGTTTAACTTCAATACTGAAAATTGGAATCTTCGTAAAGCTAATACAGATATTCTCCCTTCCAATACGATCTTCATGGATCTCAAAAAAAATGAAGAAGATATCTTGGCTAACATGAAGTCCAAGACCCGTTATAATATCAATCTCTCAAAAAGAAAAGGTGTAGAAATCCGATCCTTAGGCATAGAAAACCTAGATGTTTGGTATGAACTTTATCGCCAAACAGCGCAGAGAAACAACTTCTTCCTGCATGACATCAACTATTTTAAGGTGGTTTTAAGCGCTCGGGCAAATGATACCCAATCACCTGCGCAGGTATTTCTCTTGGTCGCTCAAGTAGATGAACAACCTCTTGCAGCCATGTTTTTAGTCCTTGCGGGCAATAGAGGAACTTACCTCTACGGAGCTTCTGCTACCGAAAACAGAAATTATATGGCCACTTATGCACTGCAATGGAAAGCAATGCAGTTAGCTAAAGAAAATGGCTGTACTGAATATGACTTCTTTGGAATATCCCCGCAAGCGGATGAATCACATCCTATGTATGGATTATATCGATTCAAATCAGGTTTTGGCGGACAAGTGTATCACCGGATGGGTTGTTGGGACTACCCTCTGAATAAAGAAAAATACAACTATTATGCTTCCATGGAATTTCAAAACCAAAGCTATCATCTCAACTAA
- a CDS encoding DUF6266 family protein: MAIISNGILGSFSGKVGSVVGGSWRGIEYIRSLPKKVKRVPSEKMLNQQAKFSLVMSFVNPLRDFLKENYEDEKIRYMTSANLLSSHILRNAVQGNLPEIKLDYSKIIISKGTVEQIIDLSGKQTDQSILLTWAPEAKYLVPLAEVEIRGVIFNEHKKHFHHLSLGTRKISTAEISMNLFEKGDKLAIWVYSIDKKTKRISESQFVKEFIV; this comes from the coding sequence ATGGCAATTATTTCAAACGGAATTTTAGGAAGTTTTTCAGGAAAAGTAGGTTCAGTAGTTGGTGGAAGTTGGAGGGGGATAGAATATATCCGCTCACTTCCAAAAAAGGTCAAAAGAGTACCTTCAGAAAAGATGTTGAACCAACAGGCTAAATTTAGCTTAGTCATGAGTTTTGTAAATCCATTGCGAGATTTTTTGAAGGAAAATTATGAGGATGAAAAAATCAGGTACATGACATCGGCGAACCTTTTGTCCAGCCATATTTTGCGGAATGCTGTACAAGGGAATTTACCTGAAATCAAATTGGATTACTCAAAAATTATTATCAGCAAAGGGACCGTAGAACAGATCATTGATTTAAGCGGAAAACAGACAGATCAGTCTATTTTGCTGACTTGGGCTCCAGAGGCGAAGTATTTGGTTCCATTAGCGGAAGTTGAGATTAGAGGGGTCATTTTTAATGAGCATAAAAAGCACTTCCATCACTTGTCATTAGGTACTCGAAAAATATCAACTGCAGAAATTTCAATGAATCTATTTGAGAAAGGCGATAAACTGGCAATATGGGTGTATTCTATTGATAAGAAGACCAAAAGGATTTCTGAAAGTCAATTTGTAAAAGAATTTATTGTCTAA